The stretch of DNA TTTGTGTGGTTGCAGGAATCTAGGTGCAGCTACAATATGTGTGTGAAAACGAGCTAAAATGGCGCCTAGGAGCGGAAGTGGGAGAAAACACAAGCTCTGAAATGCAGTGagactcgtgcatatgcgcgagtaagatCGTGCATATGCTGCGCGAGCAATGCCCCAAAGCGAGGTGAATTACAGTGggcctcacgcatatgcgccgctcatggcacgcatatgcgccgctcatggcacgcatatgcgtgagagaCAAGAAGCAAGACCAAAAAGCAGcccgcatatgcgccgctcatggcgtgcatatgcgcgcaagacAGACAACGCACAGgagacccgcgcatatgcgcgagtctgtgtcgcgcatatgcgcgcggcgcgaTGTTCAGGAATTAAATAGGTTTTCGCGTGGATTTTTTAAGGGTTCCGAAATATTTTACACGCAGCCGTCATATCACTTGAAAGAGGAGAGAAAAAGTCAGAGCACGGAGCACGAGACGCAAAGAATGGAGATAGAAGACGttgaatccggacacggagacacactttcatctctcgccaacacgttTCTACTTCGGTTctttacttttacgtttttaatgattacaaacaggttttgtattgatttaaattcgagtatgaactaattttattttctagagattgacgtAGCCGAGGTCGAACCTATGTATTgacgttttgaattttcatctatttaattcatcgtgtttatttgtgatttcttgtctttaattcttttggattactggccataattcgactGATCTAATAATTGAGATCTAATCGAGAGAGGTGATCGAAATTAGGACATGGGAAATCGCATTGTCAGAtgtttataacgtgcaaaagacgtataactttgGCGTATCCATAACAGGACCTTGTGTGCATTTATATCGTGTtacatgattttgaatagacatattaaaatcggtaataggtaatacagttctatttatcactcgacagagggaataaaaaatattgtgagttcttggttaataaatatggtgtgatttaattaaatgttagtcaatgttaatttagcataggggagacTCGACGAAATCATATATCTAGATTTATTTACTCATTAAATTTCTActgcgtgctagaattacaggaattgttatttgatttgacttgattttaaaccaactagttgatttgtctaaataaagtcgagctatgtcaattatggtacttaatatacaattttaaatatttaatcttTGTGGGATCGATATGTGTACTCAaatcagtactaaaacttgacaccgtatacttgcggtagtgaaaatacgcaaaaagtttttggcgccgttgccggggagtaaactatttaattccgtattgatttttaatcagaATTAAatcaatggctgaaaacagataTAATCAGAATGAGCTCCCTAGAGAGGTGCCAATCCGGGAACATTTCCGCCCAGTCATCAACGCTCACTACTCTGGAATAGCTCGTGGAACTATTGCTGCTAATAATTTCTTGCTAAAGCCCGCACTCatcaacatggttcaacagaaccaattTGGAGGAGCAGCCACAGCAGATCCCCATCTTCACCTCAGAACTTTTCTGGAGATCACGAACACGGTAAAAATTAATAGTGTTTCTGACGAAATTATTCGATTGCGCCTATTTCTGTTTTCTCTCAAGGATCACATTAGGAGCTGGCTCCAATCTCTACCGCTGGGAAGTATTACTACATGGGCAGATTTGGTTACGAAGTTTCTGTCAAAGTATTTTCCTCCTGCTAAATCTGCTAAGTTGAAAATAGAGATTACCAATTTCAGGCAGAGAGAGCTTGAAGTGTTATATGAGGCTTGGGAGCGATACAAAGAATTACTCAGGAAGTGCCCGAATCATGGCTATGCAGATTGGGTGCAGATTGGgttattttacaatggtttaGATGGGCCAACCAGAGGGAATGTGGATACAGCCGTCGGAGGTACTATTTTTTCTAAAACACCTGATGAGCCCTATGaattgcttgaacagatgaccattaacagttatcagtggccgagTGAGAGATCTGGATCAAGGAAACCTGCTGGAGTGTATGCCGTAGACCCGATCACATCACTTACTGCACAGGTTTTGGCATTGACCACACAGATCGCAGCAATGAACAAAGCTGGCCAAGCTACGTCTGAAGTAGCACTGGTGACTGCTGAGGAAGAACCGATTATGGAGGAAGCTCAATACATCAACAATCATGGCTTTGGAG from Primulina eburnea isolate SZY01 chromosome 6, ASM2296580v1, whole genome shotgun sequence encodes:
- the LOC140835351 gene encoding uncharacterized protein, translated to MAENRYNQNELPREVPIREHFRPVINAHYSGIARGTIAANNFLLKPALINMVQQNQFGGAATADPHLHLRTFLEITNTVKINSVSDEIIRLRLFLFSLKDHIRSWLQSLPLGSITTWADLVTKFLSKYFPPAKSAKLKIEITNFRQRELEVLYEAWERYKELLRKCPNHGYADWVQIGLFYNGLDGPTRGNVDTAVGGTIFSKTPDEPYELLEQMTINSYQWPSERSGSRKPAGVYAVDPITSLTAQVLALTTQIAAMNKAGQATSEVALVTAEEEPIMEEAQYINNHGFGGYRDNHPPNTYHHGLRNHENFSYANNKNVLNPPPGFNTSNGEGKPSFKDLVGTFVVESGGHLVEKAICDSGASINIMPSSLYEKLGLSKMISTELSVQLADKSVKVPLGIVDDVELKIDKLKVLAEFLVLDMENSQDVHVILGRPLLAAVGAIIDVERGKMTMEGESQLVEIRASKKSYDPP